One window of Microbacterium sp. Root61 genomic DNA carries:
- a CDS encoding DNA glycosylase AlkZ-like family protein: protein MTHQLTRDQARRIIVRAQLLDAQRPGDVVEVAEQLTAIKIDPTAPIAPCEHTMLWSRIGWSYEAGQLIKAVEMDRLLFEFDGAFRPTSLLPSMLPGMRRWPQRDSSRQWLEANAGFRADVIARLRAEGPLLAAQIPDTAQVSRAPDGWSGSNQVPHMLEFLQRQGVVAIARREGRHRVWDLADRVYPSDLPELDDDEATTQLHERKLQAAGLAKQGDRWWNPVGATGEPAVVEGSSWKYRVDPEALAALDEDDGGRVAFLNPYDSMLAHRSRLTEIFDFTYVLEQFKPKPQRRYGFFAHPILMGDRFVGMLDAELDKAREVLRVNAVHEFLPFDPEEDEMVRAEIVELADWLGVTLADAR, encoded by the coding sequence GTGACGCATCAGCTCACGCGCGATCAGGCGCGCCGCATCATCGTGCGGGCGCAGCTGCTCGATGCCCAGCGTCCCGGTGACGTGGTCGAGGTCGCCGAACAGCTCACCGCGATCAAGATCGATCCCACCGCGCCGATCGCGCCGTGCGAGCACACCATGCTGTGGTCGCGGATCGGGTGGTCGTACGAGGCGGGGCAGCTCATCAAGGCCGTGGAGATGGATCGGCTGCTGTTCGAGTTCGACGGTGCCTTTCGACCGACGAGTCTGCTGCCGTCGATGCTCCCCGGGATGCGGCGATGGCCGCAGCGCGACAGCAGCAGGCAATGGCTCGAGGCGAACGCGGGCTTCCGGGCGGACGTCATCGCCCGGCTGCGCGCCGAGGGCCCGCTGCTGGCTGCCCAGATCCCGGACACGGCACAGGTGAGCCGCGCCCCCGACGGGTGGTCGGGGTCCAACCAGGTGCCGCACATGCTCGAGTTCCTGCAGCGGCAGGGGGTCGTGGCGATCGCCCGGCGTGAGGGACGGCACCGGGTCTGGGACCTCGCGGACCGGGTCTATCCCTCCGATCTCCCCGAGCTCGACGACGACGAGGCTACGACGCAGCTTCACGAACGGAAGCTGCAGGCAGCGGGACTCGCCAAACAGGGGGACCGCTGGTGGAACCCGGTCGGCGCGACCGGCGAGCCGGCGGTCGTCGAGGGCAGCAGCTGGAAGTACCGCGTCGACCCGGAGGCGCTCGCGGCGCTGGACGAGGACGACGGCGGCCGCGTCGCTTTCCTGAATCCGTACGACAGTATGCTGGCCCATCGGTCGCGGCTGACGGAGATCTTCGACTTCACTTACGTCCTGGAGCAGTTCAAGCCGAAACCGCAGCGGCGCTACGGATTCTTCGCGCACCCGATCCTGATGGGCGACCGCTTCGTCGGCATGCTCGATGCCGAACTCGACAAGGCGCGGGAGGTGCTCCGCGTCAACGCGGTGCACGAGTTCCTCCCGTTCGACCCCGAGGAAGACGAGATGGTCCGAGCCGAGATCGTGGAGCTCGCGGACTGGCTCGGCGTCACACTCGCCGACGCGCGCTGA
- a CDS encoding carbohydrate ABC transporter permease: MASSPRRVRGARTRGARTRIWAGAIICILFLLPLLWMLLTSFKEQRDIFTVPPTIFFEPTLNQYFWAFERGDLGPKLINTIIVALGAGVLSLFAGAMAGYALARLRIRGAATIGVLILVSRGVPPIALAVPMFLVARTLGITDMHITLILAYCSFVIPYVMWLMRGFFLSLPKELEESAMLDGCSRMGAFFRIIVPISAPGLISTFIFSIILAWEELLFALVLTNRNATTIPVAIAGMAGDTETGANWGALSAAGMVTVVPVVILALLVQKWLIRGLADGATKG, translated from the coding sequence GTGGCGTCATCCCCCCGGCGTGTGCGCGGCGCCCGCACGCGCGGGGCGCGCACCCGCATCTGGGCCGGCGCGATCATCTGCATCCTCTTCCTCCTGCCGTTGCTCTGGATGCTGCTTACGTCGTTCAAGGAACAGCGCGACATCTTCACCGTCCCGCCCACGATCTTCTTCGAACCGACCCTCAATCAGTACTTCTGGGCGTTCGAGCGCGGTGATCTCGGTCCCAAGCTGATCAACACGATCATCGTGGCGCTGGGCGCCGGCGTGCTCTCCCTCTTCGCCGGGGCGATGGCCGGTTACGCGCTCGCGCGGTTGAGGATCAGGGGCGCCGCCACCATCGGCGTGCTGATTCTTGTTTCGCGCGGCGTGCCGCCCATCGCGCTCGCCGTGCCGATGTTCCTGGTCGCGCGCACCCTCGGAATCACCGACATGCACATCACGCTGATACTGGCGTATTGCTCGTTCGTCATCCCCTACGTCATGTGGCTCATGCGCGGGTTCTTCCTATCGCTGCCGAAGGAGCTCGAGGAGTCGGCCATGCTCGACGGATGCTCGCGCATGGGGGCGTTCTTCCGGATCATCGTGCCCATCTCGGCACCCGGCCTGATCTCCACGTTCATCTTCAGCATCATCCTGGCCTGGGAGGAACTCCTCTTCGCGCTCGTACTGACGAACCGAAATGCGACGACGATACCGGTCGCCATCGCAGGCATGGCCGGTGACACCGAGACGGGTGCGAACTGGGGCGCGCTGTCGGCCGCAGGAATGGTGACCGTCGTACCCGTCGTGATCCTGGCTCTGCTCGTTCAGAAGTGGCTCATCCGCGGGCTCGCCGACGGTGCCACGAAGGGATGA
- the aceE gene encoding pyruvate dehydrogenase (acetyl-transferring), homodimeric type: MTVHDQDPYSQDSLDSDPDETGEWQESLQQLVAAKGHGRGREIMLSLLKTSHDLHLGVPMVPTTDYINTIATENEPEFPGDEEIERRYRAWIRWNAAITVHRAQRPGIGVGGHISTYASSAALYEVGFNHFFRGPDHPSGGDQIFIQGHASPGTYARAFLEGRVSEAQLDGFRQEKSAAPNGIPSYPHPRLMPEFWQFPTVSMGLGPINAVYQAMTNKYLTNRGIKDASESRVWAFLGDGEMDEVESRGQLQVAANEGLDNLTFVVNCNLQRLDGPVRGNGKIIQELESFFRGAGWNVIKVVWGREWDDLLARDTDGALLNLMNVTPDGDYQTYKAESGGYVRDNFFGRDERALALVKDYTDDQIWGLKRGGHDYRKVYAAFKAASEHKGQPTVILAKTVKGYGLGPHFEGRNATHQMKKMTLEDLKHFRDGMHIPISDAQLEENPYLPPYYNPGPQDETIQYLMERRRELGGFVPERRSTHVGLNLPGDDVYALPKKGSGTQEIATTMAFVRLLKDLLRAKDFGNRIVPIIPDEARTFGIDAFFPTAKIYNPHGQNYTSVDRELLLAYKESPQGQIMHVGINEAGAAAALTGVGTSYATHGEPLIPVYIFYSMFGYQRTGDAFWAAGDQMARGFIIGATAGRTTLTGEGLQHADGHSHLLASTNPATVSYDPAYGYEIAHIVREGLDRMYGGQHPDPNVMFYITVYNEPLVQPAEPAGVDVDGIIRGIHRISSPEGDGPRAQLMASGVGVPWALEAQQLLRDDWGVQADVWSVTSWTELRRDGLAADEHNFLHPEAEPRTAYLTEKLRDAAGPVVAVSDFMHAVQDQIRPWVPNNFATLGADGFGFSDTRAAARRFFKIDGPSIVVRTLQALAEEGTVDRSLSAQAIEKYRLHDVTAGTTGNAGGES, encoded by the coding sequence GTGACTGTCCACGATCAGGATCCGTATTCCCAGGACTCGCTCGACAGCGATCCCGACGAGACCGGCGAGTGGCAGGAATCCCTGCAGCAGCTCGTGGCCGCGAAGGGGCACGGTCGAGGCCGGGAGATCATGCTGAGTCTGCTGAAGACTTCGCATGACCTGCACCTCGGCGTGCCGATGGTGCCGACCACGGACTACATCAACACCATCGCCACAGAGAACGAGCCGGAGTTCCCGGGCGACGAGGAGATCGAGCGCCGCTATCGCGCCTGGATCCGCTGGAACGCCGCGATCACCGTGCACCGTGCACAGCGTCCGGGCATCGGCGTGGGCGGCCACATCTCGACGTACGCGTCGTCGGCCGCGCTCTACGAGGTCGGCTTCAACCACTTCTTCCGCGGCCCGGACCACCCGTCCGGCGGAGACCAGATCTTCATCCAGGGGCATGCCTCCCCCGGCACCTACGCCCGCGCGTTCCTCGAGGGCCGCGTGTCCGAGGCGCAGCTGGACGGCTTCCGTCAGGAGAAGTCAGCAGCGCCCAACGGCATCCCGTCCTACCCGCACCCGCGTCTGATGCCGGAGTTCTGGCAGTTCCCGACCGTGTCGATGGGCCTCGGCCCGATCAACGCCGTCTACCAGGCGATGACCAACAAGTACCTGACGAACCGCGGGATCAAGGATGCCTCGGAGTCACGCGTCTGGGCATTCCTCGGCGACGGCGAGATGGACGAGGTCGAAAGCCGCGGACAGCTCCAGGTGGCGGCCAACGAGGGGCTGGACAACCTCACGTTCGTCGTCAACTGCAACCTGCAGCGCCTCGACGGCCCGGTGCGCGGTAACGGCAAGATCATCCAGGAGCTCGAGAGCTTCTTCCGGGGTGCCGGCTGGAACGTCATCAAGGTCGTGTGGGGTCGCGAATGGGACGACCTGCTCGCCCGCGACACCGACGGCGCGCTGCTGAACCTCATGAACGTCACGCCGGATGGCGACTACCAGACGTACAAAGCGGAGAGCGGCGGCTACGTCCGCGACAACTTCTTCGGACGCGACGAGCGCGCCCTCGCCCTGGTCAAGGACTACACCGACGACCAGATCTGGGGCCTCAAGCGCGGCGGCCACGACTACCGCAAGGTCTACGCGGCGTTCAAGGCGGCATCCGAGCACAAGGGACAGCCGACGGTCATCCTGGCCAAGACGGTCAAGGGCTACGGCCTCGGCCCGCACTTCGAGGGGCGCAACGCGACGCACCAGATGAAGAAGATGACGCTCGAGGACCTCAAGCACTTCCGCGACGGGATGCACATCCCGATCTCGGACGCGCAGCTCGAGGAGAACCCGTACCTGCCGCCGTACTACAACCCCGGACCGCAGGACGAGACGATCCAGTACCTCATGGAGCGTCGTCGCGAACTCGGCGGCTTCGTCCCGGAGCGCCGGTCGACCCACGTGGGCCTCAACCTGCCAGGCGACGACGTCTACGCGCTGCCCAAGAAGGGCTCCGGCACACAGGAGATCGCCACCACTATGGCGTTCGTGCGACTGCTGAAGGACCTGCTGCGCGCCAAGGACTTCGGCAATCGCATCGTGCCGATCATCCCGGACGAGGCCCGCACGTTCGGCATCGACGCGTTCTTCCCGACCGCGAAGATCTACAACCCGCACGGCCAGAACTACACCTCGGTCGACCGCGAGCTGCTCCTGGCGTACAAGGAGAGCCCTCAGGGCCAGATCATGCACGTCGGCATCAACGAAGCCGGCGCGGCCGCCGCGCTCACGGGCGTCGGCACGTCGTACGCCACCCACGGCGAACCTCTGATCCCCGTCTACATCTTCTACTCGATGTTCGGCTACCAGCGCACCGGCGACGCCTTCTGGGCGGCCGGCGACCAGATGGCGCGCGGATTCATCATCGGCGCCACCGCGGGTCGCACCACCCTCACGGGTGAGGGCCTCCAGCACGCCGACGGACACTCGCACCTGCTGGCTTCGACGAACCCGGCGACGGTGTCGTACGACCCGGCCTACGGGTACGAGATCGCGCACATCGTCCGCGAGGGCCTGGACCGCATGTACGGCGGCCAGCACCCGGATCCGAACGTGATGTTCTACATCACCGTGTACAACGAGCCGCTCGTGCAGCCGGCCGAGCCCGCGGGTGTGGACGTCGACGGCATCATCCGCGGCATCCACCGCATCTCCTCGCCCGAGGGCGACGGACCGCGTGCCCAGCTGATGGCTTCGGGCGTCGGTGTGCCGTGGGCGCTCGAGGCTCAGCAGCTCCTGCGGGATGACTGGGGCGTGCAGGCCGACGTCTGGTCCGTCACCTCGTGGACCGAGCTGCGCCGCGACGGCCTCGCCGCCGACGAGCACAACTTCCTGCACCCCGAGGCGGAGCCGCGGACGGCGTACCTGACCGAGAAGCTGCGGGATGCCGCGGGCCCGGTCGTGGCCGTCAGCGACTTCATGCACGCCGTGCAGGACCAGATCCGCCCGTGGGTGCCGAACAACTTCGCGACGCTCGGTGCGGATGGCTTCGGCTTCTCCGACACGCGTGCCGCGGCACGTCGCTTCTTCAAGATCGACGGCCCGTCGATCGTGGTGCGCACGCTGCAGGCACTGGCCGAGGAGGGCACGGTCGACCGTTCCCTCTCCGCTCAGGCGATCGAGAAGTACCGTCTGCACGATGTGACCGCCGGCACCACCGGCAACGCGGGCGGAGAGAGCTGA
- a CDS encoding L,D-transpeptidase family protein, with protein MRSPFLAAGAALATGALLLALVACSAPEAAPTPSATPPAVTATTPAPITVAAPAKQVAEATVGTVIAYDAPDGTVISEFTNPLPSGAPLTFFVEESKGAWLRVRLPMRPNNTTGWIRTSDVQLRTLNYSLLVSTAAHTVTLLKDDVVVQTFPAAIGTGDTPTPLGQFFLTELLAPTNTGYGPFAYGISAFSEVLNDFGGGPGQIGIHGTDDSGSIGQSASHGCIRLHNEDITTLANLLPLGTPITIE; from the coding sequence ATGCGTTCACCATTCCTCGCCGCCGGTGCGGCCCTCGCCACCGGAGCGCTTCTGCTCGCTCTTGTCGCGTGCAGCGCGCCCGAGGCGGCACCCACGCCATCGGCGACACCTCCCGCCGTCACGGCGACGACTCCTGCCCCGATCACGGTGGCCGCTCCCGCGAAGCAGGTCGCAGAGGCCACAGTGGGCACCGTCATCGCCTACGACGCACCCGACGGCACCGTGATCTCCGAGTTCACCAATCCGTTGCCTTCAGGCGCACCGCTCACCTTCTTCGTCGAGGAGAGCAAGGGCGCCTGGCTGCGCGTGCGACTGCCCATGCGCCCCAACAACACGACCGGATGGATCCGTACCTCGGACGTGCAGCTGCGCACACTGAATTACAGCCTCCTCGTCTCCACCGCTGCGCACACCGTCACTCTGCTCAAGGACGACGTGGTCGTGCAGACCTTTCCCGCCGCGATCGGCACCGGAGACACCCCCACGCCACTCGGCCAGTTCTTTCTGACCGAGCTGTTGGCACCGACCAACACCGGGTACGGCCCGTTCGCGTATGGGATCTCCGCCTTCTCCGAGGTCTTGAACGATTTCGGCGGCGGCCCCGGACAGATCGGCATCCACGGTACGGACGACTCCGGCAGCATCGGCCAATCGGCCAGCCACGGCTGCATCCGTCTGCACAACGAGGACATCACGACCCTCGCGAATCTTCTGCCCCTCGGCACACCGATCACGATCGAGTAG
- a CDS encoding ABC transporter substrate-binding protein: MSILALSACSGSNEAPAVDGGGLGTADKHVQITMMSNDAFAQQWQEQLVPEFNKKYPYIDVTIDSIPYTELLAKGMLNGTDPDPEYDLITLDDPWTPQLAEAGVLYELKGDAEQWTDAAYDWDDFNSAPLASSEWDGGQYGVPLRSNMLLMFYNKDLYAKAGLDAPTPEITWDQYMDEAPQLVQDTDGDGKVDSWAVGLTWMRGVLSPPVWQAALNANGGALFDDDLTPTFDTEDGEAALQMQVDLLQYAPPGAGTYNYTEPLDAFRQGKIATIFTWGSAYKSAAVDPAVTTLTPDQVGIQTMPAGDDGASTHRGIWSGSVFKNSKNPEAAWTFLQWMSSKEGEVWTTNTLGSFPARKSTLTSTPTQDWLVPVLGTLQDAYDVAAAGEMWRPRTPESNAIQEILADQTSAAVQGQLTAAEALDKAAEQVDKLLKK; this comes from the coding sequence ATGTCGATACTTGCCCTTTCGGCGTGCAGCGGATCGAACGAGGCCCCGGCAGTAGACGGCGGCGGTCTCGGCACCGCCGACAAGCACGTCCAGATCACGATGATGTCCAATGACGCCTTCGCTCAGCAGTGGCAGGAACAGCTCGTGCCGGAGTTCAACAAGAAGTACCCCTACATCGACGTGACCATCGACTCGATTCCGTACACCGAGCTGCTCGCCAAGGGAATGCTCAACGGAACCGATCCTGACCCCGAGTACGACCTCATCACGCTGGATGACCCGTGGACACCGCAGCTCGCCGAGGCGGGGGTGCTCTACGAGCTGAAGGGCGATGCCGAACAGTGGACCGACGCCGCGTATGACTGGGACGACTTCAACAGCGCTCCGCTCGCATCGAGCGAGTGGGACGGCGGGCAGTACGGCGTGCCGCTCCGCTCCAACATGCTCCTGATGTTCTACAACAAGGACCTGTACGCGAAGGCCGGCCTCGATGCGCCGACTCCGGAGATCACGTGGGACCAGTACATGGACGAGGCTCCCCAGCTCGTGCAGGACACAGACGGCGACGGCAAGGTCGATTCGTGGGCGGTCGGACTCACCTGGATGCGCGGCGTGCTTTCGCCCCCGGTCTGGCAGGCCGCGCTCAACGCGAACGGCGGTGCGCTCTTCGACGACGATCTCACCCCGACCTTCGACACGGAGGACGGTGAAGCGGCCCTGCAGATGCAGGTCGACCTCCTGCAGTACGCACCACCGGGGGCCGGCACCTACAACTACACCGAGCCGCTCGACGCGTTCCGCCAGGGCAAGATCGCCACCATCTTCACGTGGGGCAGTGCGTACAAGAGCGCGGCGGTCGACCCGGCAGTCACGACGCTCACGCCCGATCAGGTCGGCATCCAGACCATGCCCGCCGGCGACGACGGCGCGAGCACCCATCGAGGCATCTGGAGCGGCTCCGTCTTCAAGAACTCGAAGAACCCCGAAGCCGCGTGGACATTCCTGCAGTGGATGAGCTCGAAGGAGGGTGAGGTCTGGACCACCAACACGCTGGGATCCTTCCCCGCGCGCAAGTCGACGCTCACGAGCACGCCGACCCAGGACTGGCTTGTTCCTGTGCTCGGCACGCTTCAGGATGCCTACGACGTCGCCGCCGCGGGGGAGATGTGGCGCCCCCGCACGCCGGAGTCGAACGCGATCCAGGAGATTCTCGCCGACCAGACGAGTGCGGCCGTGCAGGGGCAGCTCACCGCGGCCGAGGCGCTCGACAAGGCCGCCGAGCAGGTCGACAAACTGTTGAAGAAGTAG
- a CDS encoding LacI family DNA-binding transcriptional regulator yields MERTPDSPSPKKAGLPTLKDVAAVAGVSYRTVSNVVNGHKYISDATRTSVEAAIRELGYRPQLAGRQLRSGRSRLLTLSVPFISHPYFAQLAHAVVSEAEKLEYDVVIDETRGLLERELRVAAGFRTILTDGILFSPLSMDLKRFEAERGDTPLVLLGERFRSAEIDSVVVDNVQSSYDATTCLIDAGRRRLAFLGKVPAGTIGAAPADLRIRGFVQALEAHDLTVDPLHLIEVSRWDQLHPDGDYSREEGYERTKELIPHLSEVDGLVCANDLLAIGALRAFREARINVPEQIAVVGWDNTAEAAYSAPSLTTIAPDLNEIARLAVGALLRRLDQPDAPPKTDSAPYTLVQRESTRIG; encoded by the coding sequence GTGGAACGGACTCCTGATAGCCCCTCGCCGAAGAAGGCCGGCCTGCCGACGTTGAAGGATGTCGCTGCGGTCGCCGGTGTCTCGTATCGCACCGTCTCGAACGTCGTCAACGGGCACAAGTACATCAGCGATGCCACGCGCACCAGCGTGGAGGCCGCGATCCGGGAACTCGGCTATCGTCCCCAGCTCGCCGGACGGCAGCTTCGCAGCGGTCGAAGCAGACTGCTCACTCTCTCCGTCCCCTTCATCTCGCACCCGTACTTCGCGCAACTGGCGCACGCGGTCGTCTCGGAGGCCGAGAAGCTCGAGTACGACGTCGTCATCGACGAGACACGCGGTCTGCTCGAACGAGAGCTCCGAGTCGCGGCGGGCTTCCGCACGATCCTCACCGACGGCATCCTCTTCAGTCCGCTCTCGATGGACTTGAAGCGGTTCGAGGCAGAGCGCGGCGACACGCCGCTCGTGCTCCTCGGCGAACGATTCCGCAGCGCCGAGATCGACAGCGTCGTCGTCGACAACGTGCAATCGAGCTATGACGCCACGACCTGCCTCATCGACGCGGGACGACGACGTCTCGCGTTCCTCGGCAAGGTTCCGGCAGGAACGATCGGTGCAGCGCCCGCCGATCTGCGCATCCGCGGCTTTGTGCAGGCGCTCGAAGCGCATGATCTGACCGTCGATCCGTTGCACCTCATCGAGGTCTCCCGATGGGATCAGCTCCACCCCGACGGCGACTACTCCCGCGAAGAGGGTTACGAGCGCACCAAGGAACTCATCCCGCATCTCTCAGAGGTCGACGGGCTGGTGTGCGCCAACGACCTGCTCGCGATCGGGGCGCTCCGAGCCTTCCGCGAGGCTCGCATCAACGTGCCGGAGCAGATCGCGGTGGTCGGTTGGGACAACACCGCCGAGGCCGCGTACTCAGCACCGTCCCTCACCACGATCGCACCGGATCTCAATGAGATCGCACGTCTCGCGGTGGGCGCTCTGCTGCGCCGGCTCGACCAGCCGGACGCTCCGCCGAAGACCGATTCGGCGCCGTACACACTCGTCCAACGGGAGTCCACGAGGATCGGATGA
- a CDS encoding peroxiredoxin, translating to MTLRAGDTAPDFTLPTAAGGTVSLSEVLQDSPAVLVFFPLAFSGRCQSELCEIRDNIAMFQDAAVRVIGISVDSHHALRVWGEQQEYSFDLASDFWPHGEVAGAYGVFLHDKGFATRASFLIDQAGAVVWSVINDPGTSRPLDAYREALTRL from the coding sequence ATGACACTCAGAGCCGGCGACACCGCACCCGATTTCACACTTCCGACCGCTGCGGGCGGCACCGTGTCACTGAGTGAGGTTCTGCAGGATTCTCCCGCGGTCCTGGTGTTCTTCCCCCTGGCCTTCTCCGGACGCTGCCAGAGCGAGCTGTGCGAGATCCGTGACAACATCGCAATGTTCCAGGATGCCGCGGTCAGAGTGATCGGAATCTCCGTGGACAGCCACCACGCCCTGCGGGTGTGGGGCGAGCAGCAGGAGTATTCGTTCGACCTGGCGTCGGACTTCTGGCCGCACGGTGAGGTCGCCGGCGCGTATGGGGTCTTCCTGCACGACAAGGGATTCGCGACCCGCGCGAGCTTCCTGATCGATCAGGCGGGCGCCGTGGTCTGGAGCGTCATCAACGATCCGGGCACCTCGCGACCCCTCGACGCATATCGGGAAGCGCTCACGCGGCTCTGA
- a CDS encoding DUF2804 domain-containing protein, translating into MRLPVKEVRPGGERITEREITEPVDLCLESGRLNPAGVGWTRTPLHRTQLRGWGRNKRFEYWSIVTPTLIFTMNISHHDYRANVSVTHIDRSTYEEIRQGGNTWLPRRGGLKDRRIGEPMEASRKGVVVRMTPAGAGTLLYARSARIDVDVRVLAEEGHESMGVVVPWNDRHFQYTKKDNCLRAEGVIEVDGVTHEIDSATAYAVHDRGRGRWPYFTFWNWGAGNGRTTNGEELGLQFGGKWTDGTPSTENWVRVDGRLSKISEHLDWRYDRNDWLAPWTLRGPGVAVDFTPQRHLRHLFDRWIIMSRGDTCFGHFSGIIELADGDVVEFNDVFGHVEEVERRW; encoded by the coding sequence GTGAGACTCCCCGTCAAGGAAGTCAGGCCAGGCGGCGAACGCATCACCGAACGCGAGATCACCGAGCCTGTCGATCTCTGCCTCGAGTCCGGACGATTGAACCCCGCGGGGGTGGGCTGGACGCGTACTCCGCTGCACCGCACGCAATTGCGCGGGTGGGGGCGCAACAAGCGGTTCGAATACTGGTCGATCGTGACACCTACGCTCATCTTCACGATGAACATCTCGCACCACGACTACCGGGCGAATGTGTCGGTCACGCACATCGATCGCTCGACCTACGAGGAGATCCGGCAGGGCGGCAACACATGGTTGCCGCGGCGCGGTGGTCTGAAGGACCGCCGGATCGGAGAGCCGATGGAGGCCTCGCGCAAAGGCGTCGTGGTGCGGATGACCCCCGCCGGGGCTGGAACCCTCCTGTACGCGCGATCGGCCCGCATCGATGTCGACGTACGGGTGCTGGCCGAGGAGGGCCACGAGTCGATGGGGGTTGTCGTGCCCTGGAATGACCGGCATTTCCAATACACGAAGAAGGACAACTGTCTGCGGGCCGAAGGCGTGATCGAGGTCGATGGCGTCACGCACGAGATCGATTCCGCCACCGCCTACGCCGTGCACGACCGTGGCCGTGGCCGTTGGCCGTACTTCACGTTCTGGAACTGGGGCGCCGGCAATGGCCGCACGACGAACGGCGAGGAGCTCGGGCTGCAGTTCGGTGGCAAGTGGACCGACGGCACACCTTCCACCGAGAACTGGGTGCGTGTCGACGGCAGACTCTCGAAGATCAGCGAGCACCTCGACTGGCGATACGACCGGAACGACTGGCTCGCTCCATGGACTCTGCGCGGGCCGGGCGTCGCGGTCGACTTCACACCGCAGCGTCATCTGAGGCACCTCTTCGACAGGTGGATCATCATGAGCCGCGGCGACACGTGCTTCGGTCATTTCTCCGGCATTATCGAGCTCGCTGACGGCGACGTCGTCGAGTTCAACGACGTGTTCGGTCATGTCGAGGAGGTCGAGCGGCGCTGGTGA
- a CDS encoding carbohydrate ABC transporter permease encodes MSIELARSRTGARLRSRWRDLSSRWMFMVPATLLLVAVLAYPLMYTVQISFSEFDLASFAPSGSAGFDNYTAALENESFLNSLVVTGIYLVLALPIQIVLGFGIAYLMNAEWRARGVVRALFLIPMVVAPVVSGGVWKMILDPLWGGVSWFLGLFGIPPIDWFGDATMSMISIVMIDTWRSVPFVALIASAAMLALPKDIFEAAKVDGANWWQTLRSVSLPLLAPIIAATFIVRWLGAVKMFDVVLATTNGGPGEATNVVNLYIYQQAFRLLKFSESSAMAVIVLVITMVLTFIFLYGSKKLEDRL; translated from the coding sequence ATGAGTATCGAACTCGCGAGAAGCAGGACCGGAGCACGTCTGCGTTCCCGGTGGCGTGACCTCTCCAGTCGGTGGATGTTCATGGTGCCCGCGACATTGCTGCTGGTGGCCGTGCTGGCTTATCCACTGATGTACACGGTTCAGATCAGCTTCTCGGAGTTCGATCTCGCGTCGTTCGCTCCATCCGGCTCTGCCGGCTTCGACAACTACACGGCGGCCCTCGAGAACGAGTCCTTTCTCAACTCCCTGGTCGTCACCGGTATTTACCTGGTGCTCGCGCTGCCCATCCAGATCGTCCTGGGCTTCGGCATCGCGTATCTGATGAACGCCGAGTGGAGAGCGCGTGGCGTGGTCCGCGCGCTCTTCCTCATCCCGATGGTCGTGGCGCCCGTCGTCTCCGGCGGCGTCTGGAAGATGATCCTCGACCCGCTCTGGGGTGGAGTCAGCTGGTTCCTCGGTCTGTTCGGGATTCCGCCGATCGACTGGTTCGGAGACGCCACGATGTCGATGATCAGCATCGTGATGATCGATACCTGGCGCTCGGTTCCCTTCGTCGCACTCATCGCCTCGGCCGCGATGCTGGCGCTGCCGAAGGACATCTTCGAAGCGGCGAAGGTAGACGGCGCGAACTGGTGGCAGACGCTTCGCTCCGTGAGTCTGCCGCTGCTCGCCCCGATCATCGCGGCCACATTCATCGTGCGCTGGCTGGGCGCGGTGAAGATGTTCGATGTCGTGCTCGCCACGACCAACGGCGGCCCCGGCGAGGCGACCAACGTCGTGAACCTTTACATCTACCAGCAGGCGTTCCGTCTGTTGAAGTTCAGCGAGTCATCCGCGATGGCCGTGATCGTTCTCGTCATCACGATGGTGCTGACGTTCATCTTTCTGTATGGCAGCAAGAAGCTGGAGGACCGGCTATGA